A region of the Nitrospinota bacterium genome:
CATCCGCCAGTACATAATCTACGAGGAAGATGGCAGGCTCATCGGCGTGTGCGGCCTTCAGGTGGCGTGGGAGGACCTGGCGGAGATACGCGCCCTGGCGGTGGACCCGGAATACGCCGGGCGGGGAATCGGCGCCACTCTGGTCGAAAAAGCGATAGACGAGGCGCGGCGCATCGGCATCCCCAAAGTTTTCTGCCTGACATATGTGCCGAAGTTTTTCAAAAGGCTGGGATTCGAGGTGGTGGAGAAACATGAATTCCCGCACAAAATATGGAGCGACTGCGTCCGCTGCCACAAGTTCCCCGATTGCGACGAGACCGGCATGGCCCGCCTGGTGGACCCCGCCTGACCGCCGCCCAAACAATTTTCCAGAGTGCGAACATTGACCCCAAACCTGATAGAAC
Encoded here:
- a CDS encoding N-acetyltransferase translates to MSSEKAGAAQKTAGKLPGVFRQAVIKDAKTIQSLIKTYADRELMLPRSLNELYETIRQYIIYEEDGRLIGVCGLQVAWEDLAEIRALAVDPEYAGRGIGATLVEKAIDEARRIGIPKVFCLTYVPKFFKRLGFEVVEKHEFPHKIWSDCVRCHKFPDCDETGMARLVDPA